In a single window of the Tellurirhabdus bombi genome:
- the trpB gene encoding tryptophan synthase subunit beta, with translation MELEITHSPYQVDEEGYYGTFGGAFIPEMLYPNVEELRENYLKIINEPSFQQEFHALLEDYVGRPTPLFLASRLSKQYNTTIYLKREDLCHTGAHKVNNTIGQILVAQRLGKKRIVAETGAGQHGVATATVCALMGLECIVYMGKIDMERQKPNVDRMRMLGATVVPAVSGSQTLKDATNEAMRHWINNPVDTHYIIGSVVGPHPYPDMVARFQSVISAETRKQLLRKTGRETPDYVIACVGGGSNAAGAFYHFLDEPSVKLVAAEAAGQGLTTGHSAATTALGKPGILHGSRTILMQTEDGQVVEPYSISAGLDYPGIGPMHANLFLSSRAKFFSITDEEAVESAFELSRLEGIIPALESSHALACLSKLGATPDEVVVICLSGRGDKDLATYTKHLE, from the coding sequence ATGGAACTAGAAATTACGCACTCCCCTTATCAGGTTGACGAGGAGGGTTATTATGGCACATTTGGGGGCGCGTTCATTCCGGAAATGCTCTATCCCAACGTGGAAGAGCTACGGGAAAATTACCTTAAGATAATTAACGAACCTTCCTTTCAGCAGGAATTTCATGCTTTACTGGAAGATTACGTTGGCCGGCCAACGCCTTTGTTTTTAGCCAGCCGATTATCCAAGCAATATAATACAACCATTTATCTAAAGCGCGAGGACCTTTGCCATACGGGTGCTCATAAAGTTAACAATACGATTGGTCAGATTCTGGTTGCCCAGCGACTTGGCAAAAAGCGCATTGTAGCCGAAACGGGAGCGGGTCAGCATGGAGTCGCTACGGCTACTGTCTGCGCCCTGATGGGACTGGAATGCATTGTTTACATGGGCAAAATTGACATGGAGCGTCAAAAGCCCAACGTAGACCGCATGCGCATGTTAGGGGCTACAGTAGTTCCGGCAGTGAGCGGTAGCCAAACATTAAAAGATGCTACCAACGAAGCCATGCGGCACTGGATTAATAATCCCGTTGATACGCACTATATCATAGGCTCCGTAGTAGGTCCCCATCCCTACCCAGACATGGTCGCGCGTTTCCAGTCCGTTATTTCAGCCGAGACCCGGAAGCAACTCTTGCGCAAAACAGGTCGTGAGACCCCCGACTATGTAATAGCCTGCGTAGGGGGAGGAAGTAACGCGGCGGGAGCCTTCTATCATTTCCTGGATGAGCCATCGGTAAAATTGGTGGCTGCCGAAGCAGCCGGACAGGGATTAACTACGGGTCATTCGGCGGCAACCACGGCTTTAGGAAAACCTGGAATCTTACACGGTAGCCGAACAATCTTGATGCAAACCGAGGATGGCCAAGTTGTAGAACCTTATTCCATCTCAGCTGGTCTGGACTATCCAGGCATTGGCCCGATGCACGCCAATTTGTTTTTAAGCAGTCGGGCAAAATTCTTTTCAATCACGGACGAAGAAGCCGTTGAGTCTGCCTTTGAGCTAAGCCGTCTGGAAGGGATCATCCCGGCACTGGAATCGTCACACGCGTTAGCCTGCCTCTCTAAGCTAGGCGCTACTCCCGACGAGGTTGTTGTCATCTGCCTTTCGGGAAGAGGCGACAAAGATTTAGCGACTTATACCAAACATCTAGAATAA
- the thrC gene encoding threonine synthase, with the protein MKFYSTQNPSKLVSMEEALLRSMPADRGLYMPATIPTPGAAFFDKISDGSLADIAYEISKLLFSSEISADKLKALVDHAFPFDTPVVALDRGKTHVLELFHGPSQAFKDVGARYMAAMMGYFLEQSNREVHILVATSGDTGGAVAMGFLGVPGIKVTILYPSGRVSDLQEKQLTTLGQNITALEVDGSFDDCQAMVKAAFADEELNQAYNLASANSINIFRLIPQGFYYVRAYGQVKKCGKPVVFSTPSGNFGNLSAGVLAQRMGLPVNHFVAATNKNRVVPTYLQSGNYEPHASIETISNAMDVGNPSNFVRLTHLFGDNYDSLKEKVSGYWFDDEQTKAAMQEVYQQYGYIMCPHTAIGYLGWQSYQQANSDKCGILLSTAHPAKFKDLVDDILETNVEIPAALASLMNREKHSIQIPAHFDALKEYLMPATV; encoded by the coding sequence ATGAAGTTTTACAGTACACAAAACCCATCAAAGCTAGTTTCGATGGAAGAAGCTTTGCTCCGCAGTATGCCCGCCGACCGGGGTTTATATATGCCTGCAACTATTCCTACGCCCGGTGCCGCTTTTTTTGACAAGATTTCCGATGGCTCCTTAGCAGATATTGCTTACGAAATCAGTAAGCTTCTTTTTAGTTCTGAGATTTCAGCAGACAAACTTAAGGCGTTAGTTGATCACGCCTTTCCATTCGATACGCCGGTTGTAGCGCTGGACCGTGGAAAAACGCACGTGCTTGAGCTTTTCCACGGTCCTTCTCAAGCCTTCAAGGATGTAGGCGCTCGCTACATGGCGGCCATGATGGGCTATTTTTTAGAGCAGTCTAATCGTGAGGTGCATATTCTGGTTGCTACTTCCGGCGATACAGGCGGAGCCGTAGCCATGGGCTTCTTGGGTGTACCAGGTATTAAAGTAACGATTCTGTATCCTAGTGGCCGTGTCAGCGATTTACAGGAAAAACAGTTGACGACGCTAGGGCAAAATATCACGGCGCTTGAAGTAGACGGTTCGTTTGATGATTGTCAGGCGATGGTTAAAGCCGCTTTTGCCGATGAAGAACTGAACCAAGCGTATAACCTGGCTTCGGCAAACTCAATCAATATTTTCCGGTTGATTCCGCAAGGCTTTTATTATGTCCGTGCTTACGGTCAAGTCAAAAAATGTGGAAAACCTGTTGTGTTTTCCACACCTAGTGGAAATTTCGGCAATTTAAGTGCTGGTGTCCTAGCGCAACGCATGGGCTTGCCCGTCAATCACTTCGTGGCGGCTACTAATAAAAACCGGGTTGTGCCCACTTATCTACAATCGGGCAACTATGAACCTCACGCTTCCATTGAAACGATCTCGAATGCGATGGATGTGGGTAACCCTAGCAATTTTGTTCGCCTAACTCACCTTTTTGGCGATAATTACGACAGTTTAAAAGAGAAAGTATCTGGTTATTGGTTCGATGATGAGCAGACCAAAGCAGCTATGCAGGAAGTTTATCAGCAGTATGGATACATCATGTGCCCACATACTGCCATTGGTTACCTGGGATGGCAGAGTTATCAACAGGCTAACTCAGATAAATGTGGAATACTTTTATCCACAGCTCACCCGGCTAAATTTAAGGATTTGGTAGACGACATTTTAGAGACTAATGTGGAGATTCCGGCGGCTTTGGCTAGCCTGATGAACCGGGAAAAGCACAGCATCCAAATTCCGGCTCACTTTGACGCTCTAAAAGAATATTTGATGCCCGCTACGGTATAA
- the pruA gene encoding L-glutamate gamma-semialdehyde dehydrogenase, translated as MSVGFFKVPYPQNEPVKEYRPGSEERATLKAALAEATSTIKDIPMYIGGEEVRTEDKRNLVAPHNHQQVLGHYYEGDAQHVEQAITAALNAKDEWAALSWEQRASIFLRAADLLAGPYRAKINAATMLGQSKNAYQAEIDAACEMIDFLRFNVHFATEIYEQQPRSSAGVWNRMEYRPLEGFIFALTPFNFTAIAGNLPTAPAMMGNTIVWKPALQQVLAAQVLMEVFQKAGLPDGVINLIYVDGPVAGEVIFQHPDFAGIHFTGSTKVFQAIWKTIGENIHRYKSYPRIVGETGGKDFVLVHESADAKAVATGLIRGAFEYQGQKCSAASRAYIPFTMWEEVKQYMLDDLAKIKVGSVEDFSNFVNAVIDEKSFDKIASYIENAKNDPAVEVIAGGTFDKTEGYFIQPTILKSQDPLSVTMCEEIFGPVLTIYLYNPDSFEDTIELVNQTSPYALTGSIFSKDRYIIDLVTKKLSNAAGNFYINDKPTGAVVGQQPFGGSRASGTNDKAGSSLNLLRWVSPRAIKETFVSPTDYSYPFLAE; from the coding sequence ATGTCAGTAGGTTTTTTCAAGGTACCCTACCCACAAAATGAACCGGTAAAAGAATACCGTCCAGGCTCAGAAGAACGAGCTACATTGAAAGCAGCTTTGGCCGAAGCTACGTCAACAATCAAAGATATTCCCATGTACATCGGTGGGGAAGAAGTGCGGACAGAGGATAAGAGGAATCTCGTTGCTCCCCACAACCACCAGCAAGTTCTGGGCCACTATTATGAAGGTGATGCGCAGCATGTGGAGCAAGCCATCACGGCAGCGCTGAACGCCAAGGATGAATGGGCCGCCTTGTCCTGGGAGCAACGGGCAAGTATCTTTCTGCGGGCTGCCGATTTACTAGCGGGTCCGTATCGGGCTAAAATCAACGCAGCGACCATGTTGGGTCAGTCGAAAAACGCTTACCAGGCTGAGATTGATGCTGCCTGCGAGATGATTGACTTCCTTCGGTTCAATGTACATTTTGCTACTGAAATATACGAACAGCAGCCTCGCTCATCAGCGGGTGTGTGGAACCGCATGGAATACCGTCCATTGGAAGGCTTTATTTTTGCGCTGACTCCCTTCAACTTTACAGCGATTGCCGGAAATCTGCCAACGGCTCCGGCTATGATGGGAAATACCATCGTGTGGAAACCAGCTTTGCAACAAGTATTAGCAGCGCAGGTATTGATGGAAGTTTTCCAAAAAGCGGGCTTACCCGACGGAGTTATCAACCTGATTTACGTAGACGGTCCAGTAGCCGGTGAGGTTATCTTCCAGCATCCCGATTTTGCCGGAATCCACTTTACAGGAAGCACAAAAGTATTCCAGGCTATCTGGAAAACGATAGGAGAAAATATTCACCGGTATAAATCGTATCCGCGAATTGTGGGCGAAACAGGTGGGAAAGACTTCGTATTGGTGCATGAGTCGGCTGATGCCAAAGCCGTAGCTACCGGATTGATTCGGGGTGCCTTCGAATATCAGGGACAAAAATGCTCGGCGGCTTCGCGGGCCTACATTCCATTTACCATGTGGGAAGAGGTGAAGCAGTACATGCTGGACGACTTAGCCAAAATCAAAGTTGGAAGCGTGGAAGACTTCTCTAATTTCGTCAATGCCGTAATTGATGAAAAATCATTTGACAAGATTGCCTCCTATATTGAAAATGCAAAGAACGATCCAGCAGTAGAAGTAATTGCCGGGGGGACTTTTGATAAGACAGAAGGGTATTTTATTCAGCCGACAATCCTTAAGTCGCAAGATCCTCTTTCGGTAACGATGTGTGAGGAGATTTTCGGACCTGTACTTACTATATATCTATATAACCCCGATTCATTTGAAGATACTATTGAATTGGTAAATCAAACCTCGCCTTACGCTTTAACTGGTTCTATCTTTAGCAAAGATCGCTACATCATTGATCTGGTAACCAAAAAGCTTTCCAACGCGGCTGGTAATTTTTACATAAATGATAAGCCAACAGGTGCAGTAGTAGGCCAGCAACCTTTCGGTGGAAGTCGGGCTTCTGGAACAAATGACAAAGCAGGCTCATCTTTAAATCTATTGAGATGGGTTTCTCCTAGAGCAATAAAGGAAACTTTTGTGTCCCCAACAGATTATTCTTATCCTTTCTTAGCCGAATAA
- the trpD gene encoding anthranilate phosphoribosyltransferase, producing MKKILNHLFEYKTLTKEEARQVLIGIGTGHYNTAQIAAFLTVYMMRSITVHELEGFRDAMLELCVPVDLSDFDAMDLCGTGGDGKDTFNISTLSAFVVAGAGQQVAKHGNHGVSSLCGSSTVMEYLGYQFTSDVDKLRSMVDKAGICFLHAPLFHPAMKNVAPIRKDLGVKTFFNVLGPIANPSFPKKQLLGVFSLELARLYAYLYQQTPKRFMILHALDGYDEVSLTGAFKIITSHAEQVLTPQQIGLRQLLPEQLTGGQSVEESAQIFMNVLKNEATPAQREAVVANSAMALYAAEVVRSIEDAILMAKESLDSGRALTCFNKLIAA from the coding sequence ATGAAGAAGATATTAAATCACCTTTTTGAGTACAAAACACTTACCAAGGAAGAAGCGCGTCAGGTGCTGATTGGCATCGGTACCGGGCATTATAATACTGCACAGATAGCTGCTTTTCTGACTGTTTATATGATGCGGAGTATCACTGTACACGAGTTGGAAGGATTCAGGGATGCCATGCTTGAGCTTTGTGTGCCGGTTGATTTATCGGATTTTGACGCGATGGACCTCTGCGGAACGGGCGGAGACGGAAAAGATACGTTCAATATTTCGACCTTATCTGCTTTTGTCGTAGCGGGAGCGGGGCAGCAGGTTGCTAAACATGGCAATCACGGGGTGTCCTCACTCTGTGGTTCTTCGACCGTAATGGAATACTTGGGCTATCAATTTACTAGTGATGTGGATAAGTTACGAAGCATGGTGGATAAAGCGGGTATCTGTTTTCTACACGCACCTTTGTTTCACCCAGCCATGAAAAATGTAGCTCCGATACGGAAGGATCTTGGCGTGAAAACTTTTTTTAATGTACTGGGTCCCATTGCTAATCCCTCATTCCCCAAAAAACAGCTTCTGGGCGTGTTCAGTCTTGAATTAGCCAGATTATATGCGTATCTTTATCAGCAAACCCCCAAGCGCTTTATGATTCTTCACGCTCTGGATGGCTATGATGAAGTGTCGTTGACTGGCGCTTTTAAAATAATTACCTCTCATGCGGAACAGGTTTTGACGCCGCAACAGATCGGCTTGCGCCAACTCCTACCTGAACAACTTACCGGCGGTCAGTCGGTCGAAGAATCTGCCCAAATCTTTATGAATGTTTTAAAGAATGAAGCTACACCTGCGCAGAGAGAAGCAGTGGTAGCCAATTCGGCGATGGCTTTGTACGCGGCAGAGGTAGTGCGCAGCATAGAAGACGCTATCCTGATGGCTAAAGAATCACTGGATAGTGGCCGGGCTTTGACGTGTTTTAATAAATTAATAGCGGCCTAA
- the trpC gene encoding indole-3-glycerol phosphate synthase TrpC, with product MNILDKIIASKKEEVAQRKAVTSAQQLEQHPMFTRQPLSARQAILAPESTGIIAEFKRKSPSKGIINDQVRVTETTAGYVRAGAACLSVLTDEPFFGGTPADLIEARNTNPETPIIRKDFIIDTYQILEAKAFGADFILLIAACLTPREVEEFSQFAHQLGLEVLLEVHDETELDTHLTSSVDLVGVNNRNLKTFVTDIETSVRLASLIPETFVKVSESGLQEAASILALREVGYQGFLIGETFMKTPSPEEALKTLVRELSPTEFPISKL from the coding sequence ATGAATATACTTGACAAAATTATTGCCAGCAAGAAAGAAGAAGTAGCGCAGCGAAAAGCGGTTACCTCCGCTCAGCAGCTTGAACAGCATCCCATGTTTACCCGGCAACCGTTGTCGGCGCGGCAGGCTATTCTTGCTCCTGAGTCTACTGGCATCATTGCGGAATTTAAGCGTAAGTCTCCGTCAAAAGGTATTATAAATGATCAGGTTCGTGTTACCGAGACAACCGCGGGTTATGTACGCGCTGGTGCCGCTTGCTTATCTGTTTTGACGGATGAGCCTTTTTTTGGTGGTACGCCAGCCGATTTGATTGAAGCCCGAAATACGAATCCTGAAACTCCTATCATTCGGAAGGATTTTATAATTGATACCTATCAAATTCTGGAAGCGAAAGCGTTTGGCGCCGATTTCATTTTGTTGATTGCGGCCTGCCTGACGCCTCGTGAAGTTGAGGAGTTCAGCCAATTTGCGCATCAACTGGGCTTGGAAGTACTCCTTGAAGTACACGATGAAACGGAGCTAGATACTCATCTAACATCTTCAGTAGATTTAGTGGGCGTTAATAACCGCAATCTAAAAACGTTCGTTACCGATATTGAAACATCAGTTAGATTAGCGTCGCTCATTCCAGAAACGTTTGTTAAAGTATCTGAAAGTGGTTTGCAGGAAGCAGCGTCGATTTTGGCTCTGCGAGAAGTAGGTTATCAGGGTTTTTTAATCGGGGAAACCTTCATGAAGACTCCATCGCCCGAAGAAGCGCTCAAAACCCTAGTTAGAGAGTTGTCGCCCACCGAATTTCCCATCTCAAAACTTTAA
- a CDS encoding anthranilate synthase component I family protein, with protein sequence MTPLYQSSPFTVKSQFRRLLADTMTPVSIYLRIRDHFINSILLESSDYHGNDNSFSYICFDPIAKFEFDGIQINATFPDANTETIALAEKKDLLSYIKEFRELFQGEPQGFPFIVNGLFGHITYSSVQYFEDITLQVPHSENEIPLAVYQAFRYVIAINHFKDELYLFEHSYLKEGQQQSTDNLDYIESLIKNRNFPTYSFQKTGDETSNATDQEFLDIVQKGIDHCHRGDVFQIVLSRRFSTPFQGDEFNVYRALRSLNPSPYLFYFDYGSYKIFGSSPESQIVIKNKKATIYPIAGTFRRTGDDVADAELAQKLYNDPKETAEHVMLVDLARNDLSRNCTSVKVETFKETQYYSHVIHLVSKVVGVMNADTEPLQIVGETFPAGTLSGAPKHMAMKLIDRYEKTSRGFYAGCIGFMDFNGDFNQAIMIRTFLSRNNTLYYQAGAGVVAKSNPESELQEVSNKLMALRTAIEQAQTL encoded by the coding sequence ATGACGCCCTTGTATCAATCTTCTCCTTTCACCGTTAAGAGCCAGTTTCGGCGCTTGTTAGCCGATACCATGACCCCGGTTAGTATTTATCTTAGAATTCGAGATCATTTTATAAATAGCATTCTACTAGAAAGTTCTGATTATCACGGTAATGATAACAGCTTCTCCTATATTTGTTTTGATCCGATAGCCAAGTTTGAGTTTGATGGAATTCAAATCAATGCAACCTTTCCTGATGCAAATACAGAGACAATTGCTTTAGCGGAAAAAAAGGATTTGCTAAGCTACATCAAAGAGTTTCGAGAGCTATTTCAAGGCGAACCACAGGGCTTTCCCTTTATTGTTAATGGCTTATTTGGGCATATCACTTATAGTTCCGTCCAGTATTTTGAGGATATAACCTTGCAGGTACCGCATTCAGAGAACGAAATACCTTTAGCTGTCTATCAGGCTTTTCGCTACGTTATCGCGATCAATCATTTTAAAGACGAGCTATATTTATTCGAGCATTCGTACTTAAAAGAAGGCCAGCAGCAGAGTACAGATAATCTGGATTACATTGAATCACTAATCAAAAATAGAAATTTCCCCACCTATTCATTTCAGAAAACAGGCGACGAAACGTCAAATGCTACCGATCAGGAGTTTTTGGATATAGTACAAAAAGGCATTGATCACTGCCATCGGGGAGACGTTTTTCAGATTGTCCTGTCCCGCCGCTTTTCAACTCCGTTCCAAGGTGACGAATTTAATGTTTATCGGGCGCTGCGTTCTTTAAATCCCTCTCCTTATCTCTTCTACTTCGATTATGGTAGCTATAAGATTTTTGGGTCTTCTCCTGAATCTCAGATTGTTATAAAGAACAAAAAAGCTACTATTTATCCCATTGCGGGTACTTTCCGTCGGACTGGTGATGACGTTGCTGATGCTGAATTAGCGCAAAAACTTTACAATGATCCGAAAGAGACGGCCGAACACGTCATGTTGGTAGACCTCGCGCGAAATGACCTCAGCCGTAACTGTACTAGCGTAAAAGTGGAAACCTTCAAAGAAACGCAGTACTATTCGCACGTAATTCACCTCGTCTCTAAAGTAGTTGGGGTTATGAATGCTGATACAGAGCCTCTACAGATTGTTGGTGAAACATTTCCGGCCGGGACTTTATCTGGTGCGCCTAAGCACATGGCCATGAAATTGATCGATCGATACGAAAAAACAAGTCGTGGGTTTTATGCAGGTTGCATTGGTTTCATGGATTTCAACGGCGATTTTAATCAAGCCATTATGATCCGCACTTTTTTAAGCCGCAATAACACACTGTACTACCAGGCGGGTGCCGGCGTAGTCGCGAAATCAAATCCGGAAAGTGAATTACAGGAAGTGTCCAATAAACTTATGGCGCTTCGGACGGCAATTGAACAGGCACAAACATTGTAA
- a CDS encoding anthranilate synthase component II has protein sequence MKVLVIDNYDSFTYNLVYLLRELGCEVSVFRNDKISVEEVDQYDKILLSPGPGIPSEAGILQEVVRTYAPTKSILGICLGHQGIGEVFGGKLENMDDVYHGVAHRTFIKDPQEKLFQGIPSELLVGRYHSWTVVPDTLPDDVVITATDENGRVMGLAHKVYDVRGLQFHPESVLTEYGKEMLQNWLNS, from the coding sequence ATGAAAGTATTGGTAATTGATAATTATGATTCCTTCACGTATAACCTGGTTTATCTGCTACGTGAGTTGGGTTGTGAAGTAAGCGTTTTCCGAAATGATAAGATTTCGGTTGAAGAAGTAGACCAATATGACAAAATACTTTTGTCTCCTGGGCCGGGCATTCCTTCCGAAGCAGGCATCTTGCAGGAAGTTGTGCGGACGTATGCCCCTACCAAAAGCATTCTTGGCATTTGCCTGGGTCATCAGGGAATTGGTGAAGTCTTCGGCGGTAAGTTGGAAAACATGGATGATGTCTACCACGGCGTTGCCCACCGAACTTTCATTAAAGATCCACAGGAAAAATTGTTCCAGGGTATACCTTCAGAATTGTTGGTAGGCCGCTACCACTCTTGGACCGTTGTGCCAGATACCTTGCCCGACGATGTGGTCATTACGGCAACCGACGAAAACGGCCGCGTGATGGGTTTAGCGCATAAAGTATATGATGTACGGGGATTACAATTCCATCCAGAGTCCGTGCTGACTGAGTACGGTAAAGAAATGTTGCAGAACTGGTTAAATTCCTGA
- a CDS encoding phosphoribosylanthranilate isomerase: MKVKVCGMRDSGNIQALISVAPDFIGFIFYDKSPRFVGEDLDENLLKAIPQRIKKVGVFVNTSPDFILRTMKKYNLQYAQLHGTETPDVCRNLRNRGVSIIKAFSVDDSFNFSMVNNYKPSCDFFLFDAKGESYGGNGTAFDWKILNRYDNDKPFFISGGIGLNNIDELENLKHLKVYGVDLNSKVELEPGVKDIEQIRAIIQKFKPEDEEVIA; encoded by the coding sequence ATGAAAGTAAAAGTATGCGGAATGCGTGATTCCGGTAACATTCAAGCGCTGATAAGCGTAGCACCGGATTTTATAGGGTTTATCTTTTATGATAAATCGCCCCGCTTCGTCGGTGAAGACCTGGATGAGAACTTATTAAAAGCAATTCCGCAGCGTATCAAGAAGGTTGGGGTATTTGTCAATACGAGCCCTGATTTTATTCTGCGTACGATGAAGAAGTATAACCTTCAGTATGCTCAGTTGCACGGTACAGAAACGCCTGATGTTTGCCGCAACCTACGTAATCGGGGTGTTAGCATCATCAAGGCATTCTCCGTAGACGACTCGTTTAACTTTAGCATGGTGAATAACTACAAGCCTTCCTGTGATTTTTTTCTGTTTGATGCCAAAGGTGAAAGCTACGGAGGAAATGGAACTGCTTTTGACTGGAAGATTCTAAATCGCTACGATAACGACAAACCTTTCTTCATCAGTGGTGGCATTGGCTTAAATAATATTGATGAGCTAGAGAATTTAAAACACCTTAAAGTATATGGTGTCGATCTGAATAGCAAGGTAGAGCTTGAACCAGGTGTAAAAGACATTGAGCAAATCCGGGCCATTATTCAGAAGTTCAAACCAGAAGACGAAGAGGTTATCGCATAA
- the trpA gene encoding tryptophan synthase subunit alpha produces MNRISQLFQQKPEQVLNIYFTAGFPKLNDTMPILEALQEAGADLIEIGMPYSDPVADGETIQQSNQKALENGMTIKLLFEQLKACRPKIKTPILLMGYLNPVVQFGIENFCRTCQEVGVDGLILPDMPIDVYQREYKEVFEKYGLLNIFLITPQTNETRIRKIDALSNGFVYMVSSASTTGTQTGITTEMVEYFSRIQKMNLANPRLIGFGIKDNETFATACQFANGAIIGSAFIRLLQQNSGNFPKVIESYIHSIRQPEAVI; encoded by the coding sequence ATGAACCGTATTTCGCAACTCTTTCAGCAAAAACCAGAGCAGGTTTTAAATATATATTTTACAGCAGGTTTTCCTAAGTTAAATGATACAATGCCTATTCTGGAAGCGTTGCAGGAAGCAGGTGCTGATTTAATAGAAATAGGAATGCCTTATTCAGACCCTGTTGCCGATGGAGAAACCATTCAGCAAAGCAATCAAAAAGCCCTCGAAAATGGAATGACAATAAAGCTTCTATTTGAGCAGCTAAAAGCATGTCGGCCTAAAATCAAGACACCTATATTATTAATGGGCTATTTGAATCCGGTCGTGCAATTTGGTATAGAAAATTTTTGTCGCACATGTCAGGAAGTGGGCGTGGATGGTTTGATCTTGCCGGATATGCCTATTGATGTCTACCAGCGCGAATACAAAGAAGTATTTGAGAAATATGGTTTACTGAACATATTTTTGATAACTCCCCAGACGAACGAGACTCGTATTCGAAAAATTGATGCGCTATCCAATGGATTTGTTTATATGGTCTCGTCAGCCAGTACGACTGGTACTCAAACAGGAATCACAACAGAAATGGTTGAGTATTTCAGCCGCATCCAAAAAATGAATCTAGCAAACCCAAGATTGATTGGATTTGGTATAAAGGATAACGAAACATTTGCTACAGCTTGTCAATTTGCCAACGGAGCTATCATAGGAAGTGCCTTTATCCGGCTGCTTCAACAAAACTCTGGGAATTTCCCAAAAGTTATAGAAAGCTATATTCACTCAATTCGTCAACCGGAAGCGGTTATTTAG